The Euphorbia lathyris chromosome 4, ddEupLath1.1, whole genome shotgun sequence genomic interval TACTAATCTTAAATATATTCTGGTATTTATGTTTCTAAGTTAGATTGCAAGTTTCGTTTGCTTTGATAGAGGTTTTTGTTTTgtgattttttcttttaatctcTGGTCCTTATCTGTTTTACTTGCACTGCTTATGTAAAACTGTGAACTTGCTAATTGCACACCTTGCTGTGGATTGTAGGTTCCATTTTATCTTGGCGAGCTCACAGAAAAATTTCAACAGGATGACAGGATACAAATTCTTAAGGCTTCCCAGGAAAAATTAAAGGTAAAATGTTGTGGTTTTATTGAAATATCGTCCTGAATTCGATAGGCAAATACCAGAACTTTTTGGACATACATTTTTTTGTTAACATGTTCATTTGGCTGATTAAAGATCTCGTTGTCATATTAATTGATATTAATGAAGCCCTACATATTCTAGGAATTCCTTTCTTTTTGCGAGGCAATGGAACTTGTACCACAGGAGGAGTTGCAAGTAGCTTCTCAAGGGGGCTCTAATACTTTCGCTGATAGAAGGGCCCAAAAGGTAAGACTCTGAAAAGAAACCTTGCTCCTCTCTTTGTTTTTCTCTAGGGAATATTGTTGCATTTTTCTTTAGCCTGTTGAGTGTATGCATCCATACAGATTTCCCGGTTCAATCGCCAAAGAGCTGCTCAAGCAAAGCTTCTGGAAATAAAGGAGCGAAAAGAGCGGCGTGGTCGTTCAACAAGAGCAACTGCCTTGTCAACTCCAGTTGATGCTGGTGAGGAAGATGTATTGGATGATGatggagaagaagaaagagaggttaGTTGCTTCTTATTCATAACTTTGAAGATTAAGGGCTGTAATTGAAAGATGATTTAGGATGCTTTTAAAGCTCtccttttctttatttcttcttTAACGATGGAAATATTATTTTGAGCTGAAAGAGAAAATTAATTAGCACAAGAAGGgtaagacataataaaaaattttatGAGAACAGaccgaaaaaagaaaaaaaagagaaataaaaagcAAGAGACTGAATAAATCTTTCAGTTTCCAAATGCATAGGCATCTGATTCAgaactacaacaacaacaacaaagccttagtcccgaaatgattcggggtcggctaacatgaaccatcatataaaaccgtgaaaatcaagtcgtgtcagcgacacagattcgctccctccactccgtcctatccactaccatattttcctcaattcccaataaactcatatcactctcgatcaccctcctccaagtttgcttaggtcttcccctacccctcaccactacatccttttgccactcttcggttctcctaaccggcgcatcaagcgctctacgtctcacatggccaaaccaccttagtcggttttctctcattttattctcaatagatgtgacccttacttttgtcctaattatttaattacgcACCCGGtactttctcgtgtgaccacacatccatctcaacatacgcatctccgccaccgacatcttatggatgtggcagtgtttcactgcccaacactccgtaccatataacaatgctggtctaattgccgtccggtagaattttcccttcaatctattaggcatgccgggatcacaaaggaaacccgtagcactcttccacttcgaccaaccagctttaatcctatgggcaacatctccatctacttctccatccgtttggataatagatcctaaataccggaagcaatccgaggcctgaacaactctcccatctagggtgattgtccctgcctccctactcctacggccgctaaacttacactccaaatattctgtcttacttcgactcaacttaaagcctctagattctagagtttgcctccatagttccaacttcatctccactccttctttcgtctcatcaaccaacacaatatcatctgcaaacagcatgcaccatggtataccatcttgaagtgaacttgttagttcatccataacgatggcaaaaagaaatgggcttagtgcggaaccttgatgcactccaatcgtaataggaaactcttcagttttcccaacactagtacgtacactcgtgcatactccctcatacatgtcctttatgatgtcaatatatttccgcgaaatgcctttccttatcaaggcccaccaaagtacttcccttggtaccttatcatatgctttctccaagtcaatgaaaaccatatgcaagtctttcttcttatttcgatagtgctccattaattctctcattagatggatggcttccatagttgatcttcccggcataaagccaaactggttttctgagatcttcaccgtcctccttagcctttgttcaatcactcgctcccaaagtttcatagtgtgactcattaatttgattccccgatagttggcacaatcttggacatcgcctttgttcttatacaaagggattaaggtacttttcctccattctgatggcatcttattgtttctccaaattttgttgaagaacgtcgtcaaccattcgattcctctttctcccaaacatctccaaatctcaatagggatgccatcaggtcctactgctttcttcaacttcatcttacttaatgccattttgacttcacccttttgaattctccgcaggcattcatgatttatcatatcgtgatggatacttatatctccaacatcttgttggcgatctccattaaataagtcatcaaaataggacctccatcgttccttgatatccttatctccaactaggactttctggtccacatccttcacacatttaacttttccgagatctcgcgtcttcctatctctcatccgagcaattctatatatgtctctttccccttctttcgtatccaatcttgtatacagatcccgattcacctttgctctagcatctcgtatgaccttctttacttcccttttagcctctttgtatttttcgtagttctcgtcactcctacatttccccaatagtttataggattctctcttactctttactgcttgtcgtacttcttctgtccaccaagatgtgtccttacccggtggcatgctacctttagattcccctagaacttccttcgctacttcccttatactatgctccatcttattccatatcgaatctatatctgaatccatattgcaagtccaaatatcttttttggtcatctcatccacaaatttttgttgattctccccttgcaatttccaccacttaatcttagtctctacttgaggtgtttgttttcttatacatttcctacttcgaaaatctagcaccactactctatgttgggttgtcgtactctcaccagggatcaccttacaatcaatataactctttctccaagcactccttactaagaagaagtcaatttggctcgcattaccgccactccgataagtcactaagtgggatgttctcttcataaaccatgtgttcatgatactcaagtcataggctgatgcgaattccaaaatatcatttcctgcttcattcttatctccaaaaccataccctccatgaacactctcaaacccatctcgcctagaacccacgtgtccattgagatcaccccctagtaccattttttcatccctaggaacctgttgcaccacttcctctaagtcatcccaaaaagcttgtcttatagacacatctaatcctatttgtggcgcatatgcactaatgacattcacaacctcatcccctatcactagcttaacactcataattctatcgctcttcctagacaccgctactacctcatcaatatactccctatcaataagaatacctactccatttctacccttatcctttcctgagtaccaaagcttataaccccaaggagctatctctctagccttggctccaacccacttggtttcttgtaggcataatatatttattctcctcctcttcataacatctacaatttcagctaatcttcctgtcaaagaacctatgttccatgtcccaaagcgtaacctactacccttacccctacctctaccattaccgtggactagcttatttacccgcaacccttgcatatttgacaccacccccgggtcctggggtggcgcgccgcttcggggcgacgacctagcaacccttgcacatttatcactacacccgggtctaagaagtgcagcgcgtcgctgagtagggaacgccccaacggtatttatattatggttcatgtcataagatgtggctaagttttacgctggccgccacaaacctaccgcaaccctcctcctttgtccgggcttgggaccggctgtaaaggccaccaaccctcacaggcggagttcaTCTGATTCAGAACTAATATTCTAAAAAGAGTTATAGATCATACACAGACCTTAGCTCTGGATTAAGGTGAACTTCTGATTCAATTTTTAATTGATGAGTTCAAATTTTAGTCTATTGCAGAACATTATCTATTGGATAGTTTCCTTGGAGAAATTTAAATACATTGGttagaaattaatatattttaaagttcATGACCTAAATAGAGCCCTATCTCATTAGTTGGATTTGGATTCAGATTCATGTTCTATGATGGCTTAGTTAAGAGCTCAATAAACACTTGTTTAAGTTATTCTAAGTATTATCTCAATGTTTTTTTCCTAAGAAACATAGTAAATCATTtggacattttttatttttaattcctttttatatataaccaaatcttaaataaattatttattttgaacTCCTTGTATGAAGAACAACCTAATCAGTATCGAagttataaaaattgaaatgaaaactgactagaaaacatgaatttagGTGGCAAGTCAGTTTACAGTATAATGCTCATCTCAAAGCTTGACTATCTTTCACTGCTTACTTGATATAAGCAAACAGGGGCGCCTCCAACATTTTAGAGGCCCTAGGCCACTAGTTTTAcactcttttttttatataaattaattttactaatttttgactgaataaaaaaaaaccaaataaaGATCAAACCTTTAGGAGAATTTTGTAGATAATGAAACAATTAGCACCTATATTATTGTTAGagtaacaacaacaacaacaacaacaacaaagccttagtcccgaaagtacaaaaaaaaaaagactatatgGTTTGACCTTTTTTGCGACGcagtcttgtggtttaaaaacttGCAAACATGATTTGTGGTTTGTGCGGGATGCAAGCTTAAGCATTCTGTAAAAAATTGTTATTGTAGTTATTTACCTCAAAATGAAGGGATTTGAAGAAATGAAAGAGTATGACTTTGCAAATTTCCCCATGTATAGGGTCTGattttgcaaattaactaaatatataaaaaaaagggcggcccgatcgcactacgcgtccccgctgagcgagggtccggggaggggtcccaccacaagggtgtactgggggcaagccttcccctgccaatttatttggcaagaggccgctcctaagactcgaacccgtgacctcttggtcacacgacaacaacgtttaccgttgcgccaaggctcgccctcaaattaactaaatatatattacaGAAAAATTGATTTACAAATCCTTTAACTACAAACTGCACAAACTAGAAATCCCTATTTACAAGTTTTTAAACTGCGGGAATTTGTTTGCAAATCGGGCAAAGTATGAGTTTTTTTCATTCTTTAGACTTATTGTTATGAGAAAATTTGTGATATAAATTTTGCAGGCCCCTATTGTGCTATTTTTGTTGAGAGGCATTGATTGAAAAAAATTGACATTGTGTGCTATTGTTTTCGATTTTTGATTCCATTTTAGTTGACTACGTTTTTATTTTGTAGACATGATTACTACTAAATTTAGACAGGGGTTACAAATTATTTATAAACATATTTTTTAACCATTGAGGCCCCGTTTGTCTGCCGGAAAATATTGTGaaggaaaatattttctgaTATTTCAGTGTTAGTTTGCTTAGGAAAATAAGTCAATGGAAAATTTTAAGTTAGTCAACGAAAAAGTATATGAAGAAGtgaggaaaatgttttaccctctTGAAAACACTTAAAACATTTTCCTAGACCATTTGAAACCCTACTCCAGCAGAGGCAACACATAGAGTTGGTGAATTTCATTGAAGTTCCTTAACACATTTTCTGTGGAGATGTATCATGGGCTAAAGATGGAAACCATGAACCGATGTTTCGCTTTTGCCTACTTCTCTAAGTTGTTCAATGTTCAAGGCTTTTCTGGATTGTTTGGGTAATGTAAAGTGTAGTTAGGCCGTTCTTGTTGTTTGTTGTGGCTGATGGTTAGAACAAGATCTTACAGAAGTAATAATTTAATATGCTTGACTTAATATGATCCTGAAGTTGAGTTGATTGCATTTATCCGTAATATTTGGATATATGGAAATACAACCCTGAAAGTTTGGTTCTTACAGTTTGATTTGAGTTTACATGGAGACATTTTAGTGTAGTATTTTTCCATTGTGCATTCTTTATACtaaaacatatttatatattctCTTCAACATAAGCATGTGCCTGATTGTGCATCCTTTTTTGGTGGTCTTGCCGAGAGTAAACTATTCTTTTTGTGCAGGCTTGGCTTACTACCATCTCCTTGGCCATCTGTAAGGTTTGTCTTAGATCTTGTTTGAACTTTCATATACAAGTCCACTATCTAAACCTGTCGTTACCATATCCGTTCTTATGCCACCATTTTCCATGTCACCATGCTACAGACATTTGATCTGCTTGAAATGTTGAAAAAGGAGGAAGAAATGCTTTCTGCTGTGAAGGAACTGAAATTGAAGGTATATTTTTAATGGGCTGCAGGAATCTATTGCATTTCTCTTTGTGGATCTTGATTTGATTGGAATAGGTTGCTGTGAAACAAATCATTAGTCTCAAAACCACCTATTGTTGTGAATTTGTGTATTCTATTGTTAAATCTGTCAAAGAAAAATTACAATACAATCTCACATCCATTGCTAGTTATTCAATAAATAGATATTCAAAGGAAAATCTGAATGGTACTAAAAGTTTGGACTGGATGATCTTGAATTGTTACCAGGTCGTCATTATATAAGGTCTGCACCCTTCAGCTGAACAGTTGTCTCGAACTTTGGCGCTTCCCAGTCATGTTTTCCAATGATAAATTAACAGGGTGTATGTTTGAAGTGTATCAGTTGTCTTTTTGGTTAAGTAATGTTACATGTACCTTGTTCTTAACTCGAGATGACTTTTTGGTCTACTCCATTTGAATGAGTTTATCATGCCAATATGATGACAAGTTTTAGTACATCTACATGCTTTACATTTCAGGAAGGGGAGAAAGAATTTTCTCAGACTATGCTTGATGAACGAGCAAAGAATGCAGAGTCTTGGCATCGTAATGCTGCTACTCGAGCACAATATACCAAGCCAGCACCACCTATTACATGTGCTACTTTTGCTCAAGATGTTCTGGAAGGAAGAGCAAGAGTTTCGGAGGCACACGACCATAAGCACCAGCCGATGATATTTGGACCAGCAAGTTTGGTAGGTGGACGTCAAACAAATGAGAGGGAAAGGATCGCAGCACAAGTTTTCCAACCTAACCACAGGTAAATTCCTTGTTTTACTAATATATATCCTCTGTGTATTCAACGTTTCTTCTTTCAGTGAACTTGTTTTGATTTGCTATGTGGAATTTTATTATTTGGAAGGTTGCCAACAATGAGTATCGAAGAAGCCGGATTAAAGGAAATGGAGATTATGAATAATTGGCAAGAGAGTACCGCTAAAATGATGGCAGAAGCCAACTCTGCTTGGTACAAGGATGATGACAACAAGTTAAAACCAGGTGAAGAggaggatgaagatgaagatgatgcAGCCGTAGAGAAGGCAAGAGCATGGGATGACTGGAAAGATGATAATCCTCGAGGTGCAGGTAATAAAAAGCTTACCCCCTGCGGTTAAACAGGTAAGGTAGTTTAATGTGTCTGCCATTTTCTTTCAAAGTTCAAACTGGATTTTTATGAACCCTCTCAACTTCTCTGCTATGAATTATTGATTCTACAAAATTTTGGGTTTACGTCATCTCATTTCGTTTATGTCTACAATCTGTGTTGTATTATATTTAAGAAAAAGATGAGTCTTTGTCTGCAAAATATCAGTAGCTGAATCATTACCAAAGAATTTTAACAATATTAGAACCATATTATACACCGGCAAGTTTTTTTCTTTATGATCGGATCAAATTGTACAATTGACTTTCATTTTCTGGATAGTTTTTATTGTTTGGAGGAAGAACTATTCGACTTTTATTAGGCATAAAATCCAATATATCTTTTAATATCTACACCAAGAATTGAATGGAAGTGTATTGAGATCTGAAATAACcaagcttttatttattttatatgatatgCATAGAATTTTCTACGATCAATCTTTCAGAATGTCCGTTTTAATTCATGTTTCATTATAAGTGAATGTATAAAAGACGTGTagggatcctctagagttgaaaagcctctagagttggtggagttgtaatctcaaccattaattgtaacattaatggatgagatttaattgataaattttaatatttaattaatcatttattgatcaatcagatctcatccattcattttgtaattaatggttgagatgcatataactccaccaactctagaggatttcaactctagaggatcTCTAGTCATAAAAGACTTAGCGTAATATGTTTATCATTTATTAAGTTGCTTATTATGACAAATGCACATATATTAATGATGATTTAAAATTTAAGATTAATTTTGTAATTACAATATATTTagtaatatttatattatgatATGTTCTTAGTAGTGACAATGAACACAGATGAAGCtattaattgaatttgaattggATATTTGAAATTTCCTGAATTAAATTGTCTTGAAAATTCAATACAGTACCATCACAATCCTAATTGTCGTtctaaaattagttttttcaattaaattctgaattttaaaaatgaagatATATAGTACTATAtatcttatttttttaaaatatattttgataTGGTGAATAAAATTATGTTAATGTgcatattttctaattattaataattaatacttaaatatatatatgatttaatACATATGTTAGTAACAGGGTCGTGTGGGCATTGAAATGTCTTGCCGCTCATAGTTATCATAGGAAAAGCACGTTGAACGGGTGCTAGAGTGTTTGAACATACTGAATAATATAACAATTAGCATTGTCACTTGAAGTCGAGTAAGGAATCTTGTCTTGCAACTAATGGAGAGAATGAATACTCCTTTTTAGTTGAGAGTATGATGTATGTTATGGTTTGTACAAGATCAAATAGTGCGATGAAGTTGTAAGTAAATTCTTGGATAATCTAGG includes:
- the LOC136226338 gene encoding PP2A regulatory subunit TAP46; protein product: MEEMSLSALFEQARKIYLIATESSSDQEMVKKGCITLEKCEEMINKLGLFSANETKDDISTTNLKYILVPFYLGELTEKFQQDDRIQILKASQEKLKEFLSFCEAMELVPQEELQVASQGGSNTFADRRAQKISRFNRQRAAQAKLLEIKERKERRGRSTRATALSTPVDAGEEDVLDDDGEEEREAWLTTISLAICKTFDLLEMLKKEEEMLSAVKELKLKEGEKEFSQTMLDERAKNAESWHRNAATRAQYTKPAPPITCATFAQDVLEGRARVSEAHDHKHQPMIFGPASLVGGRQTNERERIAAQVFQPNHRLPTMSIEEAGLKEMEIMNNWQESTAKMMAEANSAWYKDDDNKLKPGEEEDEDEDDAAVEKARAWDDWKDDNPRGAGNKKLTPCG